A region from the Actinomycetota bacterium genome encodes:
- a CDS encoding glycine/betaine ABC transporter substrate-binding protein, which yields MRYRRTPRLVALLAALAFFAVACGGGEEAAPPAGDDGADDGGGQGSIAQNYDLSGASFNVGSKEFTENKILGQIAVQALEAAGADVTDQTGLIGSATVREALTSGEIDMYWEYTGTGWVNYLQHTTEDAPDDLAAQVAQEDLENNGVKWLEPAPMNDTYAIAVTQEYSEENGITQLSDVSEAEQKTLCAASEFINRDDGLPGLEE from the coding sequence TTGAGATACCGACGCACACCACGACTGGTAGCACTGCTGGCGGCGCTGGCGTTCTTCGCCGTCGCCTGTGGAGGAGGCGAGGAGGCAGCACCACCCGCCGGGGATGACGGCGCGGACGATGGCGGCGGCCAGGGCTCGATCGCCCAGAACTACGACCTGTCCGGAGCGTCGTTCAACGTGGGCTCGAAGGAGTTCACCGAGAACAAGATCCTCGGCCAGATCGCCGTCCAGGCACTGGAGGCGGCGGGCGCGGATGTCACCGACCAGACGGGACTGATCGGCAGCGCGACCGTCCGCGAAGCGCTGACGTCCGGTGAGATCGACATGTACTGGGAGTACACCGGGACCGGCTGGGTGAACTACCTCCAGCACACCACCGAGGACGCCCCCGACGACCTCGCCGCACAGGTGGCGCAGGAGGACCTCGAGAACAACGGGGTCAAGTGGCTCGAGCCGGCCCCGATGAACGACACGTACGCGATCGCGGTCACGCAGGAGTACTCCGAGGAGAACGGCATCACCCAGCTCTCGGACGTGAGCGAGGCCGAGCAGAAGACGCTGTGCGCGGCGAGCGAGTTCATCAACCGTGACGACGGTCTGCCGGGTCTCGAGGAG
- a CDS encoding ABC transporter permease, giving the protein MGVPAFLAAVCALLYLYVSRIELDSIEQRSLNVGRLSEAILEHVELTVVSTVLVILIAVPVGILLTRGFARRITPPIIAVFNIGQAVPSIGVLALLAVLFLFTGYRAAIVGLVAYAALPVLRNTMVGLQQVDRSVLESGRGMGMTKLGVLTRLELPLAVPVILAGIRTALVINVGTATLATFINGGGLGDIINAGLTTNRFPVQITGAVLTAVLALFIDYLGGIVEDLLHPRGL; this is encoded by the coding sequence GTGGGCGTCCCGGCGTTCCTCGCGGCGGTGTGCGCTCTGCTGTACCTGTACGTGAGTCGGATCGAGCTGGACAGCATCGAGCAACGTTCGCTGAACGTCGGTCGCCTCAGCGAAGCGATCCTCGAACACGTGGAGCTCACCGTCGTCTCCACCGTGCTGGTCATCCTCATCGCCGTCCCCGTCGGCATCCTTCTCACCCGGGGCTTCGCTCGACGCATCACCCCGCCTATCATCGCCGTGTTCAACATCGGACAGGCGGTGCCCTCGATCGGCGTCCTCGCGCTGCTCGCGGTTCTGTTCCTGTTCACGGGGTACCGCGCGGCCATCGTCGGTCTGGTGGCCTACGCGGCGCTCCCCGTCCTGCGCAACACCATGGTCGGGCTCCAACAGGTCGACCGCTCCGTGCTGGAGTCCGGGCGGGGCATGGGTATGACGAAGCTCGGCGTGCTGACGCGTCTCGAGCTGCCGCTCGCCGTGCCGGTCATCCTGGCCGGGATCAGGACCGCCCTGGTGATCAACGTGGGGACCGCGACGCTGGCCACGTTCATCAACGGGGGCGGGCTCGGCGACATCATCAACGCCGGCCTCACCACCAACCGGTTCCCGGTGCAGATCACCGGAGCCGTACTGACCGCGGTGCTCGCCCTCTTCATCGACTACCTCGGCGGCATCGTCGAAGACCTCCTCCATCCCCGCGGGCTCTAG
- a CDS encoding betaine/proline/choline family ABC transporter ATP-binding protein (Members of the family are the ATP-binding subunit of ABC transporters for substrates such as betaine, L-proline or other amino acids, choline, carnitine, etc. The substrate specificity is best determined from the substrate-binding subunit, rather than this subunit, as it interacts with the permease subunit and not with substrate directly.), with translation MIRLEQLTKSFPGQDEPAVAELDLDVPEGEIVILVGPSGCGKTTTMKMVNRLIEPSSGRIFLEGEDVTRANPDQLRRRIGYVIQQIGLFPHMTIHENIATVPKLLGWDRDRIRERVDELLETVGMEPDRYRKRYPKELSGGQRQRVGVARAMSADPPVMLMDEPFGAIDPITRERLQNEFLSVQERIRKTIIFVTHDIDEAIKMGDRIAILRQDSTLAQYDTPERILTAPADDFVAEFIGSGASIKRLNLSRVQDLELPDWPTVAVDDGRDAAGRALEGSGRPAVLVLDHERRPRRWVGTDELQGEGSLDELGVPADALVQPTATLSDALDATLTAAYGSAVVVDDSGRYQGVVDFDAIHQAVAAMRTTS, from the coding sequence ATGATCCGCCTCGAGCAGCTGACGAAGTCCTTCCCGGGACAGGACGAGCCGGCGGTCGCCGAGCTGGACCTGGACGTGCCGGAGGGTGAGATCGTCATCCTCGTCGGTCCGTCCGGATGCGGCAAGACCACCACGATGAAGATGGTGAACCGGCTCATCGAGCCGTCGTCGGGCCGGATCTTCCTCGAGGGCGAGGACGTCACCCGGGCCAACCCCGATCAGCTGCGGCGACGCATCGGCTACGTCATCCAGCAGATCGGCCTGTTCCCGCACATGACGATCCACGAGAACATCGCCACGGTGCCGAAGCTCCTCGGCTGGGACCGCGACCGCATCCGCGAGCGGGTGGACGAGCTGCTCGAGACGGTGGGCATGGAGCCCGACAGGTACCGCAAGCGGTACCCGAAGGAGCTGTCTGGAGGCCAGCGCCAGCGGGTCGGTGTGGCCCGCGCCATGAGCGCGGATCCCCCGGTGATGCTCATGGACGAGCCCTTCGGCGCGATCGACCCCATCACGCGCGAACGGCTGCAGAACGAGTTCCTGAGCGTCCAGGAACGCATCCGCAAGACGATCATCTTCGTCACCCACGACATCGACGAAGCGATCAAGATGGGCGACCGGATCGCGATTCTGCGTCAGGACTCCACGCTCGCTCAGTACGACACGCCCGAACGCATCCTCACGGCTCCCGCCGATGACTTCGTAGCCGAGTTCATCGGCTCCGGGGCGTCGATCAAGCGCCTGAACCTCAGCCGCGTCCAGGACCTCGAGCTGCCCGACTGGCCCACGGTCGCCGTGGACGACGGGCGTGACGCCGCCGGTCGCGCCCTCGAGGGATCCGGGCGCCCCGCGGTACTCGTGCTCGACCACGAGCGGCGCCCGCGGCGCTGGGTGGGCACCGACGAGCTCCAGGGCGAGGGGTCCCTGGACGAGCTCGGGGTCCCAGCGGATGCCCTGGTGCAGCCGACCGCGACGCTGTCGGATGCGCTCGACGCGACCTTGACCGCCGCCTACGGGTCCGCGGTGGTGGTGGACGACTCCGGTCGGTACCAGGGCGTCGTCGACTTCGATGCGATCCACCAGGCCGTCGCCGCCATGCGCACGACGAGCTGA
- a CDS encoding ABC transporter permease, translating to MNFFEYVGANSDRLIGLTIDHIWVVGVSVAIAAFVGVSTGIATYRTNRPRTIALNVAGTFLTIPSFALFVIFIGPFGLGAKPAIVALAMYGILPILRNTITGLRGVDPAVIESAQGMGMPRWQRLLWIELPLAWPVIVTGIRVSTLILVGIAAIAAIVNGPGLGDPIFVGLARIGSPAAVNLVLSGVLGVIVVAILFDALYSLLIRLTTSRGIR from the coding sequence ATGAACTTCTTCGAGTACGTCGGGGCCAACTCCGATCGGCTGATCGGGCTCACCATCGACCACATCTGGGTGGTGGGTGTGTCCGTGGCGATCGCCGCGTTCGTCGGCGTGTCCACGGGCATCGCCACCTACCGCACGAACCGACCTCGCACGATCGCGCTGAACGTGGCCGGCACCTTCCTCACCATCCCCTCCTTCGCGTTGTTCGTGATCTTCATCGGACCGTTCGGGCTCGGTGCGAAGCCCGCCATCGTGGCGCTCGCCATGTACGGGATCCTGCCGATCCTGCGCAACACCATCACCGGTCTGCGCGGCGTGGATCCCGCGGTCATCGAGTCGGCGCAGGGCATGGGTATGCCACGGTGGCAGCGTCTCCTGTGGATCGAGCTGCCGCTGGCCTGGCCCGTCATCGTGACCGGCATCCGCGTCTCAACGCTCATCCTCGTCGGCATCGCCGCGATCGCCGCAATCGTGAACGGTCCCGGGTTGGGAGATCCGATCTTCGTCGGTCTGGCCCGCATCGGCAGTCCCGCCGCGGTGAACCTCGTTCTCAGTGGCGTCCTCGGCGTGATCGTCGTAGCCATCCTCTTCGACGCCCTCTACTCGCTCCTCATCCGACTGACGACCTCGCGAGGCATCCGGTGA
- a CDS encoding alpha/beta hydrolase: MQRRSVRFFAQRSLIDGDLWLPDDLAAGERRPAVVSCSGYQGLKNIHPERFARTLVPQGYVCLSFDYRGFGASEGERGRLVPQDQVEDVRAAVSFLETVDGVDPERIALIGWGLGGGIVVQEAAEDPRVAAVAACNAVADGERSTRFAHDEASWTRLLERIDEDRPRTAVTGRSEVVHPFEVVRLDEVTRGYVDDELYRTAGFGSGVTLESADHLLRFRPEDVVHQISPRPLLVIHGDRNELYPPEEARQLHERAGEPKELVWLEDSGHTEWMFDEHSTFQRMASVISRFLSDALGHAAAGVGGGDGAG, from the coding sequence GTGCAACGCCGATCCGTACGTTTCTTCGCCCAGCGCAGCCTGATCGACGGCGACCTGTGGCTCCCCGACGATCTCGCGGCCGGTGAGCGGCGTCCAGCGGTGGTCTCCTGCTCCGGCTACCAGGGTCTGAAGAACATCCATCCGGAGCGTTTCGCCCGGACGCTCGTGCCCCAGGGCTACGTGTGCCTCTCCTTCGACTACCGGGGCTTCGGAGCGAGCGAGGGCGAGCGCGGTCGCCTCGTCCCCCAGGATCAGGTGGAGGACGTGCGGGCCGCGGTGTCGTTCCTCGAGACGGTCGACGGTGTGGACCCCGAGCGCATCGCGCTGATCGGTTGGGGACTCGGGGGCGGCATCGTCGTCCAGGAGGCGGCCGAGGACCCGAGGGTGGCGGCCGTCGCGGCATGCAACGCCGTGGCCGACGGGGAGCGCTCCACACGGTTCGCGCACGACGAGGCGTCGTGGACGCGACTGCTCGAACGGATCGACGAGGACAGACCCCGGACCGCTGTCACCGGGCGTTCCGAGGTCGTCCACCCCTTCGAGGTCGTGCGCCTCGACGAGGTGACGCGCGGCTACGTCGACGACGAGCTGTACCGGACGGCGGGGTTCGGTAGCGGTGTCACCCTGGAGTCCGCCGATCACCTGCTGCGCTTCCGGCCCGAGGACGTCGTGCACCAGATCTCACCCCGTCCCCTCCTCGTCATCCACGGCGACCGCAACGAGCTCTACCCGCCCGAGGAAGCCCGCCAGCTGCACGAGCGCGCCGGCGAGCCCAAGGAGCTCGTCTGGCTGGAGGACAGCGGGCACACCGAGTGGATGTTCGACGAGCACTCCACCTTCCAGCGCATGGCGAGCGTGATCTCGCGCTTCCTGTCCGACGCGCTGGGACACGCGGCGGCGGGTGTCGGCGGCGGGGACGGGGCCGGATGA
- a CDS encoding IclR family transcriptional regulator, whose protein sequence is MAPRTGTSLKRAIALLVALSGDEQPVSGELGVTRLAEIIGEDKSQVSRSLRTLADEGFVDRDPDTLAYRLGWRLYCLAARAGDRRLLELAGPVLRRLVGQLGERSHLSVLDGTQVLTVLTESPPHAVQTAGWVGRPVPAHCTSAGRALLLDHDEASLSVLLADAGFERLGPRAPRDVRELYGRIVVARELGYAIVDEEFEPALVAAAAPVRDFRGRIVCALNVSGPKFRLGDGLADAGRILRTAAEEFSRDLGWDGKPHITESEAS, encoded by the coding sequence ATGGCACCGCGGACGGGCACGAGTCTGAAGAGGGCGATAGCCCTCCTCGTCGCCCTCAGCGGGGATGAGCAGCCGGTGTCGGGCGAGCTCGGCGTCACGCGTCTCGCGGAGATCATCGGTGAGGACAAGAGCCAGGTCTCACGCAGCCTGCGGACGCTCGCCGACGAGGGCTTCGTGGACCGCGATCCCGACACCCTGGCGTACCGGCTGGGGTGGCGGCTCTACTGTCTGGCCGCGCGCGCGGGGGACCGTCGGCTCCTCGAACTCGCCGGGCCTGTCCTGCGACGCCTCGTCGGCCAGCTCGGCGAGCGCAGCCACCTGTCCGTCCTCGATGGAACACAGGTGCTGACCGTGCTCACGGAGTCTCCTCCACACGCCGTGCAGACCGCCGGCTGGGTGGGTCGCCCGGTGCCCGCGCACTGCACATCGGCCGGGCGCGCCCTGCTGCTCGACCACGACGAGGCGTCCCTCTCGGTGCTCCTGGCCGACGCCGGCTTCGAGCGGTTAGGTCCGCGGGCGCCCCGCGACGTCCGCGAGCTGTACGGCAGGATCGTCGTGGCGCGCGAGCTCGGCTACGCGATCGTGGACGAGGAGTTCGAGCCTGCGCTCGTGGCCGCGGCGGCGCCGGTACGCGACTTCCGCGGGAGGATCGTCTGCGCCCTCAACGTCTCGGGCCCGAAGTTCCGTCTGGGAGACGGGCTCGCCGACGCCGGTCGCATCCTGCGGACGGCCGCAGAGGAGTTCTCCCGGGACCTGGGTTGGGACGGCAAGCCCCACATCACCGAGAGCGAGGCCAGCTGA